One genomic segment of Aquamicrobium lusatiense includes these proteins:
- a CDS encoding DMT family transporter, protein MSRLSGLVNRNLIVAGILLMLAGDFMFALNDAMGKWLVASFSVGQVVFVRSLGAFIILGPMIARQGAARLFNLDRIGLQIARVVATALDTLLFYAAVVHLPLADVMSFYMAGPIYVAALSHMFLGEKVGWRRWLAIVIGFCGVLVMLKPSTAALSIESLYALIGSISFAVAIVLSRLLRGTSDTALVTWQTIGVGLCGGIMAIGEWHHAAPVDYGAMLLLGVVSGAAHLMITRALKMAPASTLAPLHYTLLLWAVVFGILFFNDIPGPRILIGAAIVVLAGLFIFHRQNVKDTVPPENVPKGVN, encoded by the coding sequence ATGTCTCGCCTGTCCGGACTCGTAAACCGCAATCTGATCGTTGCCGGCATTCTTCTGATGCTGGCTGGCGACTTCATGTTTGCGCTCAACGACGCCATGGGCAAATGGCTCGTTGCAAGCTTTTCCGTCGGACAGGTGGTTTTCGTCCGCTCCCTCGGGGCCTTTATCATCCTTGGCCCGATGATCGCGCGGCAGGGGGCTGCGCGGCTGTTCAATCTCGACCGCATCGGCCTGCAGATCGCCCGTGTCGTCGCAACCGCGCTCGATACGCTGTTGTTCTACGCCGCCGTCGTTCACCTGCCTCTGGCCGATGTGATGAGCTTCTACATGGCCGGTCCGATCTATGTCGCGGCGCTTTCGCACATGTTCCTTGGCGAGAAGGTCGGCTGGCGCCGGTGGCTAGCCATCGTCATCGGCTTCTGCGGCGTGCTGGTCATGCTCAAGCCGTCAACGGCTGCCCTGTCGATCGAATCGCTCTATGCGCTGATCGGATCGATCTCGTTTGCCGTGGCAATCGTGCTGAGCCGCCTGCTGCGCGGCACCAGCGACACGGCGCTGGTGACCTGGCAGACCATCGGCGTCGGCCTGTGCGGCGGGATCATGGCTATAGGCGAGTGGCACCATGCCGCGCCTGTCGATTATGGCGCGATGCTCCTGCTCGGTGTGGTTTCCGGCGCGGCGCATCTGATGATTACGCGCGCTCTGAAGATGGCGCCCGCCTCGACGCTGGCGCCCCTGCACTACACGCTGCTGTTGTGGGCTGTGGTGTTCGGCATTCTCTTCTTCAATGATATTCCCGGTCCGCGTATCCTGATCGGCGCGGCCATCGTCGTGCTCGCCGGTCTGTTCATCTTCCATCGCCAGAACGTCAAGGATACGGTGCCGCCAGAAAACGTACCCAAAGGCGTCAACTGA
- a CDS encoding GAF domain-containing protein → MFEASRIDSTDKPSFYRELAEQMTALLSGESDEIANAANAAALIFQAMPELNWAGFYFLRSPQELVVGPFQGKPACVRIAVGRGVCGTAVAERRSIRVHDVTEVENHIFCDPDSRSELVVPLIRHGAVLGVLDLDSPVPGRFDADDQAGVERLVAIYLAACGATEGTQ, encoded by the coding sequence ATGTTTGAAGCAAGCCGCATCGACAGCACCGACAAACCCTCCTTCTACCGGGAGCTCGCGGAGCAGATGACGGCGCTGCTTTCGGGCGAAAGCGATGAGATTGCCAATGCGGCCAATGCGGCCGCTCTGATCTTTCAGGCCATGCCGGAGCTGAACTGGGCCGGGTTCTACTTCCTGCGGTCGCCGCAGGAGCTGGTCGTTGGGCCATTTCAGGGCAAGCCGGCCTGCGTGCGCATCGCGGTAGGTCGCGGCGTGTGCGGAACGGCGGTTGCCGAGCGGCGCTCCATTCGCGTCCACGATGTCACCGAGGTCGAGAACCACATCTTCTGCGATCCTGATTCGCGCTCCGAACTGGTGGTGCCGCTGATCCGCCACGGTGCTGTGCTTGGCGTGCTCGATCTCGACAGCCCGGTTCCCGGCCGCTTCGATGCGGATGATCAGGCCGGTGTCGAGCGCCTCGTTGCCATCTATCTCGCCGCCTGCGGCGCCACGGAAGGGACGCAATGA
- a CDS encoding ActS/PrrB/RegB family redox-sensitive histidine kinase, whose amino-acid sequence MMGLNSPDLRQSYRLRLNTLIRLRWLAIFGQSVAVLIVAYWLEFPLPVGLCFALIAASAWMNLWLAFRYPAAHRLTPLAAMGLLTFDTFQLAGLLYLTGGLTNPFSLLLIVPVVISATSLPLRLTAFQAVLVIAVASLLVFFHRPLPWTEGTELMMPFVYVAGMWMAVLSATAFAAIYAFRVAEEARLLSDALAATELVLQREQHLSALDGLAAAAAHELGTPLATISLVAREMEKALGKDPKYSEDVTLLRSQSERCREILKRLTSLSSEGEPQMARLPLTSLVEEVSAPHRDFGITIRLQPGDCLGPEPVGRRNPGVLYGLGNLVENAVDFAHTSVSIRWGWDDNFVSLSILDDGSGFPVEVLDRIGEPYMSTRQGAEPGGGLGLGLFIAKTLLERSGATISFGNSNKPGEGAMVRVRWPRSDFVYAEESTTLPLRKA is encoded by the coding sequence ATGATGGGCCTGAACTCACCGGACCTTCGCCAAAGCTATCGCCTGCGGCTCAACACGCTGATCCGGCTGCGCTGGCTCGCCATTTTTGGCCAGAGCGTTGCGGTGCTCATCGTCGCCTACTGGCTGGAGTTTCCGCTGCCGGTCGGCCTGTGCTTCGCGCTGATTGCCGCCTCGGCATGGATGAATCTGTGGCTGGCCTTCCGCTACCCGGCCGCGCACCGGCTCACACCTCTGGCGGCCATGGGGCTGCTGACCTTCGATACCTTCCAGCTTGCAGGGCTGCTCTACCTGACCGGCGGGCTCACCAATCCCTTCTCGCTGCTGCTCATCGTTCCGGTGGTTATTTCAGCCACTTCCCTGCCACTCAGGCTGACCGCATTTCAGGCCGTGTTGGTGATTGCCGTTGCCTCGCTGCTGGTTTTCTTCCACCGGCCGCTGCCGTGGACCGAAGGCACGGAACTGATGATGCCGTTCGTCTATGTCGCCGGCATGTGGATGGCTGTGCTGTCGGCGACCGCTTTCGCCGCCATCTATGCCTTCCGGGTGGCGGAGGAAGCTCGCCTCCTGTCCGATGCGCTCGCCGCCACCGAACTGGTGCTGCAGCGCGAACAGCATCTGTCCGCGCTGGACGGTCTGGCGGCTGCCGCCGCCCATGAACTCGGCACGCCGCTCGCTACAATTTCTCTGGTTGCGCGCGAGATGGAAAAGGCGCTCGGCAAGGATCCGAAATACAGCGAGGACGTGACCCTGCTGCGCAGCCAGAGCGAGCGGTGCCGGGAAATCCTCAAGCGCCTGACCAGCCTGTCCTCGGAGGGCGAGCCGCAAATGGCGCGTCTGCCGCTGACCTCCTTGGTCGAGGAAGTCAGTGCCCCGCACCGCGATTTCGGCATCACCATCCGCCTCCAGCCCGGCGATTGCCTTGGACCGGAGCCGGTCGGGCGCCGCAATCCGGGTGTGCTCTACGGCCTTGGCAATCTGGTCGAGAACGCGGTTGATTTTGCCCATACCAGCGTCAGCATACGCTGGGGCTGGGACGACAATTTCGTGTCGCTGTCCATTCTCGACGATGGCTCGGGCTTTCCTGTCGAAGTGCTTGATCGCATCGGCGAGCCCTATATGTCCACGCGGCAGGGCGCGGAGCCGGGCGGCGGGCTGGGGCTTGGCCTGTTCATCGCCAAGACGCTGCTTGAGCGTTCCGGCGCAACCATCAGCTTCGGCAATTCCAACAAGCCGGGGGAAGGCGCCATGGTCAGGGTGCGCTGGCCGCGCAGTGATTTCGTCTATGCCGAGGAAAGCACCACCTTGCCGCTGCGAAAAGCGTGA
- a CDS encoding ActR/PrrA/RegA family redox response regulator transcription factor: MTGEDGNGGLVTGDDTSLLVVDDDKPFLTRLARAMETRGFVVDTAESVEEAVAKARANPPAYAVVDMRLGDGNGLDVVAAIREKREDARTVILTGYGNIATAVTAVKLGAVDYLSKPADADDVFAALTRQSGERAAPPENPMSADRVRWEHIQRVYEMCERNVSETARRLNMHRRTLQRILAKRAPR, from the coding sequence ATGACAGGCGAAGATGGCAATGGCGGCCTGGTGACAGGTGACGACACCTCGCTGCTGGTCGTGGATGACGACAAGCCTTTCCTCACACGCCTGGCACGAGCCATGGAAACGCGCGGCTTCGTCGTCGATACGGCCGAAAGCGTCGAGGAAGCGGTCGCCAAGGCGCGCGCCAATCCGCCAGCCTATGCGGTGGTGGACATGCGCCTCGGCGATGGCAACGGTCTCGATGTGGTCGCGGCCATCCGCGAGAAGCGCGAGGATGCGCGCACCGTTATCCTGACCGGCTATGGCAACATCGCTACCGCTGTGACGGCGGTGAAGCTCGGCGCGGTCGACTATCTGTCGAAGCCGGCCGACGCGGATGACGTTTTCGCAGCACTGACCCGGCAGTCCGGCGAGCGCGCCGCTCCGCCAGAAAACCCCATGTCCGCGGACCGGGTGCGATGGGAGCACATCCAGCGCGTCTACGAGATGTGCGAGCGCAACGTGTCGGAAACGGCGCGCCGCCTCAACATGCACCGGCGCACCTTGCAGCGCATTCTGGCCAAGCGCGCCCCGCGCTGA
- a CDS encoding MmcB family DNA repair protein, with translation MPIVSPILRNPLADGRQSERAMMVRRGVQRLLMEMGTHVLPELSLATGRRADLVALTRQGDIWIIEIKSSVEDFRVDRKWPDYRLHSDRLFFATHPGVPAEIFPQDCGFILSDGYGAEIMRDAPEHRMAAATRKALMLRIARAGAARLLAAELAGVSVPVLDDESE, from the coding sequence ATGCCCATTGTGTCCCCGATTCTCCGAAATCCTCTTGCCGACGGCCGCCAGTCCGAGCGCGCCATGATGGTGCGGCGCGGCGTTCAGCGCCTGCTCATGGAGATGGGTACGCATGTGCTGCCGGAACTGTCGCTCGCCACCGGACGCCGCGCCGACCTCGTGGCGCTGACCCGGCAGGGCGACATCTGGATCATCGAGATCAAGTCGTCGGTGGAGGACTTTCGCGTCGACCGCAAATGGCCTGACTACCGGCTGCATTCGGACCGGCTGTTCTTCGCCACCCATCCGGGCGTGCCCGCCGAAATCTTTCCGCAGGACTGCGGCTTCATCCTCTCTGACGGCTATGGCGCGGAAATCATGCGCGATGCGCCGGAACACCGGATGGCGGCAGCCACGCGCAAGGCGCTGATGCTGCGCATCGCCCGCGCCGGTGCGGCACGCCTGCTGGCGGCCGAGCTTGCCGGCGTGTCCGTTCCCGTTCTGGACGACGAAAGCGAGTGA
- the cueR gene encoding Cu(I)-responsive transcriptional regulator: MNVGDAARRTGLPAKTIRYYEEIGLILPQRSANGYRDYSPEDVHRLAFLKRARNLGFPIEDCRQLMALYRDRSRASADVHRIASSHVAAIEEKILELQSMRATLNKLIHACHGDDRPDCPILEEMAGSKADATA; this comes from the coding sequence ATGAATGTCGGAGATGCCGCCCGCCGCACCGGGCTTCCCGCCAAGACGATCCGCTACTACGAAGAGATCGGTCTGATCCTGCCGCAGCGCTCGGCCAACGGTTATCGCGACTATTCGCCCGAAGATGTGCACCGGCTGGCGTTCCTGAAGCGGGCCCGCAATCTCGGCTTCCCGATCGAGGACTGCCGCCAGCTGATGGCGCTCTACCGCGACCGTTCGCGCGCCAGCGCCGACGTGCACCGCATCGCCTCAAGCCATGTCGCGGCGATCGAGGAGAAAATCCTCGAACTGCAATCGATGCGCGCCACGCTCAACAAACTCATCCATGCCTGCCACGGCGACGACCGCCCCGACTGCCCGATCCTCGAAGAGATGGCAGGCAGCAAGGCGGACGCCACGGCCTGA
- a CDS encoding L,D-transpeptidase codes for MRFRTILAVLALSASVAGCSTIGPMPMFTSSYGAVSDAGYSLPRIPIEKVDRKYHRQIVRYDTSEAPGTIIVDTSNKFLYLVQENGKAMRYGIGVGREGFEWRGTARVAMKREWPTWTPPAAMIKRQPELAKHANGMKPGLGNPLGARALYLYNKGGDTGYRLHGTPEWASIGKAMSSGCIRLMNQDIIDLYERTEKGAKVIVL; via the coding sequence ATGCGGTTCAGAACGATACTTGCTGTCCTTGCACTCAGTGCATCCGTAGCCGGGTGCAGCACCATCGGCCCGATGCCGATGTTCACAAGCAGCTACGGCGCGGTCAGCGATGCCGGATACAGCCTGCCGCGCATTCCCATCGAGAAGGTGGACCGGAAGTATCACCGCCAGATCGTGCGTTACGATACCAGTGAAGCGCCGGGCACCATCATCGTCGATACCAGCAACAAGTTCCTTTATCTCGTGCAGGAAAACGGCAAGGCCATGCGCTATGGCATCGGTGTTGGCCGCGAAGGTTTCGAATGGCGCGGCACCGCCCGCGTTGCCATGAAGCGCGAATGGCCGACATGGACGCCGCCAGCGGCGATGATCAAGCGTCAGCCGGAACTGGCCAAACACGCCAATGGCATGAAGCCCGGCCTCGGCAACCCGCTCGGGGCGCGTGCGCTTTACCTTTACAACAAGGGCGGCGACACCGGCTACCGCCTGCATGGCACCCCGGAGTGGGCCTCGATCGGCAAGGCGATGTCATCCGGCTGCATTCGCCTCATGAATCAGGATATCATCGACCTCTATGAGCGTACCGAAAAAGGTGCCAAGGTGATCGTGCTGTAG
- a CDS encoding NifU family protein translates to MFIQTEATPNPATLKFLPGREVLREGSADFRDAETARQSSPLAGRLFDIPGITGVFFGYDFITVSKEGADWQHLKPAVLGTIMEHFMSNQPVMAGAGPAPESSETEEFYDKEDEEIVLTIKELLDTRVRPAVAQDGGDITFRGYENGVVFLHMKGACAGCPSSTATLKHGIQNLLRHFVPEVQQVEQIA, encoded by the coding sequence ATGTTCATCCAGACCGAGGCGACCCCGAACCCCGCCACGCTGAAATTCCTGCCCGGGCGCGAGGTTCTGCGCGAAGGCTCCGCCGATTTCCGCGATGCCGAAACGGCGCGCCAGTCCTCACCGCTGGCCGGTCGCCTGTTCGACATTCCCGGCATCACAGGCGTCTTCTTCGGCTATGACTTCATCACCGTCTCCAAGGAAGGAGCCGACTGGCAGCATCTGAAGCCTGCCGTGCTCGGCACCATCATGGAACACTTCATGTCGAACCAGCCGGTCATGGCCGGCGCCGGCCCTGCTCCCGAAAGCAGCGAGACCGAGGAGTTCTACGACAAGGAAGACGAGGAGATCGTCCTCACCATCAAGGAGCTGCTCGACACGCGCGTGCGGCCGGCTGTCGCTCAGGACGGCGGCGACATCACCTTCCGTGGCTACGAGAACGGTGTCGTCTTCCTGCACATGAAGGGAGCCTGCGCCGGCTGTCCCTCGTCAACCGCGACACTGAAGCATGGCATCCAGAACCTGCTGCGCCATTTCGTTCCGGAAGTGCAGCAGGTCGAGCAGATCGCCTGA
- a CDS encoding universal stress protein: MVSKRLSREAGHRRKFLAIVDDTSESERAVTYASIRMQSTNGVLVLLYVIDTEDFQHFLGVEKIMREEATANAHAALDAQAARIRQKYGIEPELVVREGDRIEEIHKLIEEDQDIAILVLAAGSGKEGPGPLVASVVGKGAAFPIPVTIIPQTLSDEDIESLA, translated from the coding sequence ATGGTATCCAAACGTCTCTCCCGCGAGGCCGGCCATCGCCGCAAGTTTCTGGCGATTGTCGACGACACGTCCGAATCCGAACGGGCTGTCACCTATGCGTCCATCCGCATGCAAAGCACCAATGGCGTTCTGGTGCTGCTCTATGTGATCGACACCGAAGATTTCCAGCATTTCCTCGGCGTCGAGAAGATCATGCGCGAGGAAGCGACGGCCAACGCCCATGCGGCCCTTGATGCGCAGGCCGCGCGCATCCGCCAGAAATACGGCATCGAGCCCGAGCTGGTTGTGCGCGAGGGCGATAGGATCGAGGAAATCCACAAGCTGATCGAGGAAGATCAGGACATCGCCATCCTGGTTCTGGCTGCAGGCTCGGGCAAGGAAGGCCCCGGCCCGCTCGTCGCCTCCGTGGTCGGCAAGGGCGCGGCATTCCCCATCCCCGTGACCATCATTCCCCAGACCCTCTCCGACGAGGATATCGAAAGCCTCGCCTGA
- the trpS gene encoding tryptophan--tRNA ligase — MTTFKPLVFSGVQPTGNLHLGNYLGAIRKFVALQDSNDCIYCVVDLHSITAQLVHDDLASQTRSITAAFLAAGIDPKKHIVFNQSRVMQHAELAWIFNCVARIGWMNRMTQFKDKAGKDRENASLGLLAYPSLMAADILVYRATHVPVGDDQKQHLELTRDIAQKFNNDFSARIAELGLGVEMQMGDETVNGFFPLTEPIIGGPAARVMSLRDGSKKMSKSDPSDLSRINLTDDADTLSKKIKKAKTDPEALPGEVDGLAGRPEADNLVGIYAGLADTTREAVLKEFGGQQFSVFKPALADLAVHKLAPVADEMRRLIADPGHIDAVLRDGGERAGAIAEETMHSVRDIIGLLQD, encoded by the coding sequence ATGACCACCTTCAAGCCGCTCGTTTTTTCCGGTGTCCAGCCAACCGGCAATCTGCATCTCGGCAATTATCTCGGCGCCATCCGCAAATTCGTGGCGTTGCAGGACAGCAACGACTGCATCTACTGCGTCGTCGACCTGCACTCCATCACAGCGCAACTCGTGCATGACGATCTCGCCTCGCAGACGCGTTCGATCACGGCCGCCTTTCTCGCCGCCGGCATCGATCCGAAGAAGCACATCGTCTTCAACCAGTCGCGCGTCATGCAGCACGCCGAGCTTGCCTGGATCTTCAACTGCGTGGCGCGCATCGGCTGGATGAACCGCATGACGCAGTTCAAGGACAAGGCCGGCAAGGACCGCGAGAATGCCTCGCTCGGCCTGCTTGCCTATCCGAGCCTGATGGCGGCCGACATTCTGGTCTACCGCGCCACCCACGTTCCGGTCGGTGACGACCAGAAGCAGCATCTGGAACTGACCCGCGACATCGCCCAGAAGTTCAACAACGATTTCTCCGCACGCATCGCCGAGCTTGGGCTGGGCGTGGAGATGCAGATGGGCGACGAGACCGTCAACGGCTTCTTCCCGCTTACCGAGCCGATCATCGGCGGCCCGGCGGCCCGCGTCATGTCGCTGCGCGACGGCTCCAAGAAGATGTCGAAGTCGGACCCCTCCGACCTGTCGCGCATCAACCTGACCGACGACGCCGACACGCTGTCGAAGAAGATCAAGAAGGCGAAGACCGATCCTGAGGCCCTGCCGGGCGAAGTGGACGGGCTGGCCGGCCGCCCCGAAGCCGACAATCTCGTCGGCATCTATGCCGGCCTTGCCGACACGACGCGCGAAGCGGTGCTGAAGGAATTCGGCGGCCAGCAATTCTCGGTGTTCAAGCCCGCCCTTGCCGATCTGGCGGTTCACAAGCTGGCGCCGGTTGCCGATGAAATGCGCCGCCTGATCGCCGATCCCGGTCATATCGACGCCGTGCTGCGCGACGGCGGCGAGCGGGCCGGCGCCATCGCCGAAGAGACCATGCATTCGGTACGCGACATCATCGGTCTTCTGCAGGACTGA
- the murJ gene encoding murein biosynthesis integral membrane protein MurJ has product MSLVRKFATVASGTLMSRILGFAREMLMAAALGTGPVAGAFYAAFQFPNTFRRLFAEGAFNSAFVPLFAKEIEAGGIDGARRFSEEVFGVLFSVLTGLTILMELAMPLLVRTIIAPGFYSDPQKYELTVALATIMFPYLMCMSLAAMMAGMLNSLRRYFAAAVAPVFLNIILIAVLGHAWYTGADGLSTGYAMAWGVMAAGVVQLAIVWIAARRAGISIGFRWPRMTPNVKRLLWLALPAAITGGITQINTLIGTAIASGQDKAVPALAQADRFYQLPLGVVGIAVAIVLLPELARALKSGNLVEAASLQNRSVEFVLFLTLPATAALLAISEPIVRVLYERGAFTADDTLLVSSILAVFGLGLPAFVLIKAFTPGYFAREDTKTPMVFAAISVAINITIALSLFPFMGAPGIAVASVVAGWVNATMLLVVLVRRGHWGHDAPLMKRIPRLVLSSALMGAALYGAARWLAPWLASSASLLSQTGTLALLCGGGAIVYFALAFATGGADIAMIRRNIRRGDAAPAPIEE; this is encoded by the coding sequence GTGAGCCTTGTCAGGAAATTCGCGACCGTCGCTTCCGGCACATTGATGAGCCGCATCCTGGGCTTCGCCCGCGAAATGCTGATGGCGGCAGCCCTTGGCACCGGGCCGGTGGCCGGCGCCTTCTACGCCGCGTTCCAGTTCCCCAACACCTTCCGGCGCCTGTTCGCCGAAGGGGCGTTCAACAGCGCTTTCGTGCCGCTGTTCGCCAAGGAGATCGAAGCCGGCGGCATCGACGGCGCGCGCCGCTTCTCCGAGGAAGTGTTCGGCGTGCTGTTCTCGGTGCTGACCGGCCTGACCATCCTCATGGAACTGGCCATGCCGCTTCTGGTGCGCACCATCATCGCGCCGGGCTTCTACAGCGACCCGCAGAAATACGAGCTGACCGTGGCGCTCGCCACCATCATGTTCCCCTACCTGATGTGCATGTCGCTGGCGGCGATGATGGCGGGGATGCTGAATTCGCTGCGCCGCTATTTCGCGGCCGCCGTGGCGCCCGTTTTCCTCAACATCATCCTCATCGCGGTGCTCGGACATGCCTGGTACACCGGCGCCGATGGGCTCAGCACAGGCTATGCCATGGCCTGGGGCGTGATGGCGGCCGGCGTCGTGCAGCTTGCCATCGTGTGGATCGCGGCGCGCCGCGCCGGCATTTCCATCGGCTTCAGATGGCCGCGCATGACCCCCAATGTGAAGCGCCTTCTCTGGCTGGCGCTGCCAGCGGCGATCACCGGCGGCATCACCCAGATCAACACGCTGATCGGCACGGCAATCGCCTCGGGGCAAGACAAGGCCGTGCCTGCCCTCGCGCAGGCGGACCGCTTCTACCAGCTTCCGCTCGGCGTGGTCGGCATTGCCGTCGCCATCGTGCTTCTGCCTGAGCTGGCGCGGGCGCTGAAATCCGGCAATCTGGTCGAGGCCGCCAGCCTCCAGAACCGCTCCGTCGAATTCGTTCTGTTCCTGACCCTGCCGGCAACCGCCGCCCTTCTTGCCATTTCCGAGCCGATCGTCAGGGTGCTTTACGAGCGCGGCGCCTTCACTGCCGACGACACGCTGCTGGTGTCCTCGATCCTTGCCGTCTTCGGGCTCGGCCTGCCTGCCTTCGTGCTGATCAAGGCCTTCACGCCGGGCTATTTTGCGCGGGAAGACACGAAGACACCGATGGTGTTCGCCGCAATTTCGGTGGCGATCAACATCACCATCGCGCTCAGCCTGTTCCCGTTCATGGGTGCGCCCGGCATTGCCGTCGCCTCCGTCGTCGCCGGCTGGGTCAATGCAACGATGCTGCTTGTCGTGCTGGTGCGGCGCGGACACTGGGGTCATGACGCACCGCTGATGAAGCGCATTCCACGCCTCGTCCTGTCGTCGGCGCTGATGGGAGCGGCCCTTTATGGCGCGGCCAGATGGCTTGCGCCATGGCTAGCCTCATCCGCCTCGCTGCTGTCGCAGACCGGAACGCTGGCCCTGCTGTGCGGCGGCGGCGCGATCGTGTACTTCGCGCTGGCCTTCGCCACCGGCGGCGCCGACATCGCCATGATCCGCCGCAACATCAGGCGTGGCGATGCCGCACCGGCACCCATCGAAGAGTGA